A stretch of Ipomoea triloba cultivar NCNSP0323 chromosome 13, ASM357664v1 DNA encodes these proteins:
- the LOC116001147 gene encoding uncharacterized protein LOC116001147 gives MGFKQAVSDSSLFTRGNGNDFIALLVYVDDVILASPNLSQVQQIKSHLDKVFHIKDLGPLKFFLGLEIGRNSKGICMSQRKYTLELLEETGFLQCKPVKTPMVTSVKFSRHIGNKLEDATQYRKLLGKLLYLTITRPDISYAIQQLSQFLDCPTDIHLQAAHRVLRYLKAALGQGLFFSAASSLQLKGFTNSDWAACPDTRRSITGFCFFLDTTLVSWKSKKQVTISRSSSEVEYRALAATACELQWLIYVLQDLGIIVNSPAILYCDSKLAIAIAENPVFHERTKHIEIDCHLVREKLQQQVLKLLHVDTSNQLADVFTKPHAPTTLHNFISKLGLHNMYTPACGGGGVSTDSSSAATPDPTHQN, from the coding sequence ATGGGTTTTAAACAAGCTGTTTCTGACTCTTCTCTATTCACTAGAGGCAATGGAAATGATTTTATAGCCTTGctagtttatgttgatgatgtgATACTTGCAAGTCCTAACCTAAGCCAAGTGCAGCAGATCAAAAGTCATTTAGACAAGGTTTTTCATATTAAGGACTTAGGTCCTTTAAAGTTCTTCCTGGGATTAGAAATTGGCAGAAATAGTAAAGGCATTTGTATGTCACAAAGAAAATACACCTTGGAGTTGTTGGAGGAAACAGGGTTCTTACAATGCAAACCAGTAAAAACACCCATGGTTACATCTGTTAAGTTCAGTAGACACATTGGGAACAAGCTTGAAGATGCTACTCAGTACAGGAAGCTTTTGgggaaattattatatttgaccATCACAAGGCCAGACATTAGCTATGCTATTCAACAATTATCCCAGTTTCTTGATTGTCCTACTGATATACATTTACAAGCAGCTCACAGGGTATTGAGGTATCTCAAAGCAGCTCTGGGGCAGGGACTCTTCTTCTCAGCAGCTTCTTCCTTacaactcaaaggattcactaATTCTGACTGGGCTGCATGCCCAGACACCAGGAGGTCTATCACAggcttttgttttttccttgaCACCACCTTGGTTTCTTGGAAATCAAAGAAGCAGGTCACCATCTCTAGGAGTTCCTCCGAGGTTGAGTATAGGGCCCTTGCTGCAACAGCTTGTGAATTGCAATGGCTAATCTACGTACTGCAAGATTTAGGGATAATTGTGAATTCTCCAGCTATACTGTATTGCGACAGCAAATTAGCTATTGCTATTGCTGAGAATCCCGTCTTTCATGAGAGGACGAAGCATATCGAAATCGACTGTCACCTTGTCAGGGAGAAGCTGCAACAACAAGTGCTAAAGCTACTGCATGTTGATACTTCAAACCAGTTAGCTGATGTGTTCACCAAGCCTCATGCTCCAACCACTCTACATAACTTCATTTCCAAGCTGGGTTTACATAATATGTACACTCCAGCttgcgggggggggggggtgtcaACAGATAGCAGCAGCGCAGCCACACCTGATCCTACACACCAAAACTGA